A stretch of DNA from Anopheles ziemanni chromosome 3, idAnoZiCoDA_A2_x.2, whole genome shotgun sequence:
GTTGGTATCAGAAAGCAGAATGTAAAATATGACGAACCAAtggagctttttttttcgagcgaATACGCAAATACgtttgattgaaattgataaaatgaTACTCCTCAATTTCATTAGCCGTGCTTTGGTTTGGATACTGTGGGTACCTTTTGTGCTTTCGAATTCATTTTATTAGTTGACGCCATATAATTGAGGACAAAAAAGTAGTATATGTAATGGAGGAGGCATTTTTGTTACCTTTTAAATTTACCTTCGTTTAGTTACCTGTGTTCTACATATAATATACTCGACTACCAACCTTTGAGGCTCTCTGGCATGACTcagaaaatactttttttatatctttGTGTGACTTAGTAACGTTAGCTTGCACAGCTAGAACAAATGAGCAAATAGGATTTCATTACATACTTTCAGTCGGTACGGTGTACAAGTATACTATTATATAACGTTCATAATTTTGCTCTCCCGTAAACCCATAGAGCAAACGATCATTTCAATTAACGAATTGAGCTTACATTGATATAAGCGTTTTTAAAGATGCATATCTAAAAGAAGAGCGATAAAAAGTATTAAATCTCTAAAATCTTTTTGCACACACCACAACTCATTGTTCTTATGTCGCGTTGGGTTTAAGAGAACCAAACCACATGTCCGTTTTAATTCTATTGCAACCTCACGTAATCCTTTTCCggagagaaaagaaacccTGGATGAAAGGTCTTGGTTGGTGACAAACCGGTGGCCAAAAATGACCTGAGGCGTGCTCATATCGCCTGGcacacggacggacggacggtgcCCCCCCGTGCACATTACCTTTCCTTTCCGGTACTTACTTTTTTCAAAGTCGAGAACTGTTGGTGCGCTCGAGCATGTGTGCGTATTATGTTCACGCGATGTAGCGGCATTATTTCTAACCGTTACGTATTTGGAGAACGTACGAAAACGTTACAATGAGCCGTCGgtagacgaaaaaaaaaacgcgaaaaGAAACGCGAATGTGTGTAAGTGCCTCTTGGCGCCCTGCATGACGCTCAAAGCCAATACGCGCGTATACTGCAAGGGGGTGAGGTTACATAGAGTTGAGAAAAAATAGCCGGCCTACTGTGGAAGCATGTAGAACGTCTACTAAGAAAGTCAGTGTTTCAATTTAACAAGCTTCTTGCGGACTCACGGATTCAAGGAGGCTTTTAAGAAATTCCGAAGCGTGCATGTAGCCGCTCCCCGCAGGCCAAAAGTCACAGAGTACTAGATGGAAGCACTACTACGACCGGCGCACAATGTCCTAACTTGACAAGCCCAGTCGTCGACGCATGTGTGCGATTACTTTATCTTTTGAATGCACTTTTTCTactctttttcatttcattttcttgatTGCTAGCTAAGAAAAATGGGTAACATCTCGCTTTCTCTCCAAGTATTTTTATGGCCTTGCAGTGTCCCGAAAGTTTAGAAATGATTATCGTCATATGTTTGCCGTGCTACGCGGGGCTTTTGGAATGACGTCATGGTCGCGTGACTTTTTACTGGACCTGCGGAGAATATGTACTCTTCAATTTACTCTTgctaataaaagaaaatcgacataaaaaagaaaaaataattattgatAACGATACGTTCATTATACTTATGATACTTAAGgttaagaataaaaaaagagagataTTACATTTCGTTGCAAATTGTTCGAGAGTTTGATTGTGCACGAAAATGGTTTCACCGTTACTAAAAGTATTGAATGACAGGAATTAAGCATTCCTTCAAACCATTTTTGGAAATGCAAGAAGCCTATCCGCCTCCAAAAGGTGACACATTTCCTGTTACACGTTATGTGTACATATTTGTTTAAGCTATACGTAAGCATGCTTATATTATCTTTATGAATCATTACAATATAACGATAACGAGATGGACGACGTGGGTACGTTGCGTGTGGTGGGCGATTTTTGTTCGCAAAAGATGCAACTTAATGCGGTATTGAATATTTACTTTCATCTAATAACCAGTTTCGAACACACACCGTGTGACGTGTGAATTCTTGTGATGTATGTGACACAtgatgttgttctttttttcagaAATGGTTGAGGCAATGAAGAAGGTTGCATCGATGGACGTTGAGCTGACGGTTGAGGAAAGGAACCTACTGTCGGTGGCGTACAAAAATGTGATCGGAGCACGTCGCGCTTCCTGGCGAATAATCTCATCCATTGAGCAGAAGGAAGAGAATAAGGTATGtacattaaattttaaaccgAAACATCCCGTTGATACGAGTATCTAGTTTAAAAAGATGTGTTCTAATGATCTTTCTGTTTACGGATTTGTATCGATCACACCAGGGCGTCGAGGAAAAGCTTGAGATGATCAAGAACTACCGCTCACAGGTGGAGAAGGAACTGCGCGATATCTGTTCAGACATTCTGGAGGTGTTGGATAAGCATCTCATTCCTTGTGCAACGACTGGCGAAAGCAAGGTTTTCTACTATAAGATGAAGGGTGACTACCACCGTTACTTGGCCGAGTTTGCAACCGGTGGAGATCGTAAGGATGCCGCCGAAAATTCGCTCGTTGCGTACAAGGCCGCCAGTGACATTGCTATGACTGACCTTCCACCAACGCATCCAATCCGATTGGGATTGGCTTTGAACTTCTCAGTAAGTGCGCTACTAGTAGAGCTTTTTCTCTTATTGATTTTACCCATCTTCGTGGAACCATTTGCTTAACGAGCTTCAAATTTTTCTGTCATTTTTGCCTGCAGGTATTTTACTATGAAATCCTGAACTCTCCGGATCGTGCCTGCCGTCTAGCGAAAGCCGCATTCGACGATGCTATTGCCGAACTGGATACTCTGAGCGAGGAAAGCTATAAGGATTCAACTCTAATCATGCAGTTGCTACGGGACAACCTTACCTTATGGACATCCGACATGCAGGGTGATGGTATGTTTTCTTAGTTCATGCACTTCTCTCTATACTACACTGTTTTATCAGCTCGCAACAATTTATTAATATGGCCTCGTGGTTGCACTTTTCTATTCTCTCCCGTTTGTAGGTGAAGGCGAACAGAAGGAACAAATCCAGGATGTCGAAGACCAGGACGTGTCGTAATTTGCGCGCGACTCGTTTTATGTGtgagtttatattttaataattaaaagaGGAGATAAGAGATAAGCATTacgaaataagaaaataaacataagaAATATACACAAAACACAGACATAGTGAAAAAGGGAtggaataaaaggaaaaaaatattcaaggaAATGCAAAATTCCTG
This window harbors:
- the LOC131286726 gene encoding 14-3-3 protein epsilon isoform X2, encoding MSERENNIYKAKLAEQAERYDEMVEAMKKVASMDVELTVEERNLLSVAYKNVIGARRASWRIISSIEQKEENKEKLEMIKNYRSQVEKELRDICSDILEVLDKHLIPCATTGESKVFYYKMKGDYHRYLAEFATGGDRKDAAENSLVAYKAASDIAMTDLPPTHPIRLGLALNFSVFYYEILNSPDRACRLAKAAFDDAIAELDTLSEESYKDSTLIMQLLRDNLTLWTSDMQGDGEGEQKEQIQDVEDQDVS
- the LOC131286726 gene encoding 14-3-3 protein epsilon isoform X1; its protein translation is MSERENNIYKAKLAEQAERYDEMVEAMKKVASMDVELTVEERNLLSVAYKNVIGARRASWRIISSIEQKEENKGVEEKLEMIKNYRSQVEKELRDICSDILEVLDKHLIPCATTGESKVFYYKMKGDYHRYLAEFATGGDRKDAAENSLVAYKAASDIAMTDLPPTHPIRLGLALNFSVFYYEILNSPDRACRLAKAAFDDAIAELDTLSEESYKDSTLIMQLLRDNLTLWTSDMQGDGEGEQKEQIQDVEDQDVS